From the Glycine max cultivar Williams 82 chromosome 11, Glycine_max_v4.0, whole genome shotgun sequence genome, the window ATATATGTGGTTGAAACATTGATAACAAGGTCTTTAATTAGACCATATATACATGTCCACAATGAACAAGGTCTAATTAGTAAGACTGAATTTTATCTAGAATGAAAAACTGAAAAACTTCAAAGATGTTCATGCATGGCTGTAATGGCTTGTTAATAAAGGTGGCTATTTGCAGAAACTGTCATCCCTATGAATAAATTACTTGTCCTCCTATGAAAGATGCGATAAAATTGCTTAAGCTAAACTTGTTTGTAATTGCTTTCTTCAGTTTGTTGAAGGCCTGCGCCAAAATTGTACACAAACAATTAAGAAAGTCGTTAGTATATTAGTtagtttgcttttttttttttttgtgtgtgtcgTCTCCAAAATTTACgtaaaaaatgacataaaaataatatgtatacaTAATACAGCTACACGTTACACTACATCAAAACATATATAGTTGATTCCTCAAACTAACATCATTCAGGCATggcaagaaagaaaatgcaatgTTTAATTTCTGTTGTTTCCAAAGGAGAAATtgtgtttatttaatttcatttgcaTTACTGCAAACCAATGGAGCGTTCACTACGCATGTTACATACAAATATTCATGGGAATCATTACCAACTTATATAAAACATACTCCATATTAACTGTTCAAGAAATTTTGTCACAAATATTGGGTCTGTttgttacagtttttttttcttgtgtttgttttagtttttcaaaataaccaaaagatgaaaacaatctaaaatcttattaaaatcagaaaatattttgaatattttttcataaaatcaactgtttttcatataaaaagtaATCTTTATGatcataaacaaatataaattaattagcttctattttttaaaataatcactaAACTATTTACAccagaatatatattttttaatttgtaactgGCCCATTGGCACATATCATTagggaaaaaaaaaccaaaaaaaactaGCCTTTAATTCAGTATTTCcaatatacaaaattttgaaaacagaaaatgatgtcaaaataagatgatattttagaaaaaaaatttactgaaaaatatttatatcattttattcatCACTAACTAATTGTtcaatataaacaataacatgGATAACAAGTATAGAGACAAGATAAAAATGTGTCACCCTAGCAAGTTAATGGGCAACACCATTAACTCTCTTAACAAATCCAATGACATAAGATGAATTACTCACTAACAACCTCCTACACTTTTGAACTAAATGACCCAACTCAGAATTATCTTTGACATTGCTATTGATCTTGTCCACTATGATATTTtcgtaatttataatttataaaacaaatagaaaacattttcttaaacCATATGCCTCTTAGTTAACCACCAAAATTTGTGCACCCAAACATAAACATACacatagtttattaaattttacctGGCAGCAAACAGCTTAACTTCACATTCAGGCTTTCTTCCAAAATCCACATCCTCCCTCTTGATTTGATTACAAGATGCTAGAAAGGGTACATTATTCATCTGCAATTTCCCAACCTGAAAACCAATGTGTCCACCCACATACAAATCAAACACCATCTCATAGGCTTTGATGTCTGATTTCAACTCTTCAGCGGCATACTTGTCAACATCGGCATTTTCCAATGTCATGGTCATGTCCAAATTGGTGACATTCAAGGGCTTTTGAGAGAAGCCACCTTGTTTTTTCTTCCCCAATAGCACATCCTCACTAGTGACATCAACATCAAGAGGCCCATACAAAAGCTTAAGCTTATCATTCTTGTTAGAGAATATTAATCCTAAGCCTATAACCGAATTCATCTTTTGTGACCCATCATCAACTTGAAACTTTGTTATGTTGAAGGCTCTCACGTTAATTTTTGGCATCCCTGACTTGAGAAAAGCCAAGTAGGTAATACCAAGAAAGAGAATGGCTATGATTAAGATGAACACAATAAGGCATGACCATGCACAACATGCAAAGCAACATGGGTGGTAACGTCCCTTGTCAAGGTGGTCGATGGAGGAATGGATGCCACTGAGGGTGGAGCCCATGTGGCGAGGGGAGGGCACGTCCAAGGCCACACGCCGGCTCGGATTCCGGCTGCGGCTCGGATTCTTCGCCAATGTAGACTTGCTCTTTCCCTCCTCCATTTCACCACCACCACACCTATGTCCAATGAACGTTACTTAGTTTAACATGATAAATCAAG encodes:
- the LOC102666272 gene encoding uncharacterized protein, translating into MEEGKSKSTLAKNPSRSRNPSRRVALDVPSPRHMGSTLSGIHSSIDHLDKGRYHPCCFACCAWSCLIVFILIIAILFLGITYLAFLKSGMPKINVRAFNITKFQVDDGSQKMNSVIGLGLIFSNKNDKLKLLYGPLDVDVTSEDVLLGKKKQGGFSQKPLNVTNLDMTMTLENADVDKYAAEELKSDIKAYEMVFDLYVGGHIGFQVGKLQMNNVPFLASCNQIKREDVDFGRKPECEVKLFAARPSTN